A stretch of the Odontesthes bonariensis isolate fOdoBon6 chromosome 5, fOdoBon6.hap1, whole genome shotgun sequence genome encodes the following:
- the LOC142380850 gene encoding uncharacterized protein LOC142380850 isoform X2, with translation MNRKAQRNPNISLPEDRKFPSSSQSFLPLAACWLILLVIITLRIYFTSITSENNTKLTLENQQLTVQMNNLTQASDVSENKITNLTAENKNLSKQNQELNTQNQELEADRKNLTEQVQTMEAKQVEFNVSRAQWSIDAYCPKKKNARTCKQCEKGWLLITSSCYAVNDHKPNKRRSWEGAREDCRGKGSDLVVVGDNPEKTSVNRMIWKTPGFWIGLKAENGKWKWVDGSVLADNSWITQEPQDGRCVILVKDKGWKSVSCDGKQQWICEKAALSV, from the exons ATCGCAAGTTTCCCTCCTCCTCTCAGTCTTTTCTGCCTCTAGCAGCATGTTGGCTGATTCTGCTGGTAATCATCACCCTTCGTATCTACT TTACATCAATAACTTCTGAAAACAACACCAAGTTAACTTTGGAAAACCAACAACTGACAGTCCAGATGAACAACCTGACACAAGCCTCTGATGTCTCAGAAAACAAGATCACGAACCTGACTGCAGAAAACAAGAACCTTTCCAAGcaaaaccaggagctgaacaCACAAAACCAGGAGCTGGAGGCTGACAGGAAAAACCTGACAGAACAAGTACAAACCATGGAGGCTAAGCAGGTTGAGTTCAACGTCAGTCGAGCTCAGTGGAGCATTGATGCctactgtccaaaaaaaaaaaacg CAAGAACATGTAAGCAATGTGAGAAAGGCTGGTTACTCATAACAAGCAGCTGCTATGCAGTAAATGACCATAAGCCTAATAAAAGGAGAAGCTGGGAAGGAGCTCGAGAAGACTGCAGAGGAAAGGGTTCAGATCTGGTTGTTGTGGGTGATAATCCTGAAAAG ACATCTGTTAACAGAATGATTTGGAAGACCCCTGGATTCTGGATCGGCCTGAAAGCAGAAAATGGGAAATGGAAGTGGGTCGATGGAAGTGTTTTGGCTGACAA CTCCTGGATAACACAAGAGCCCCAGGATGGTCGATGTGTAATACTTGTCAAAGACAAAGGATGGAAATCAGTGAGCTGTGATGGAAAGCAGCAATGGATCTGTGAGAAGGCAGCTTTATCTGTTTAA
- the LOC142380850 gene encoding uncharacterized protein LOC142380850 isoform X1, which yields MNRKAQRNPNISLPEEQIEEADYVNAAESTVDKLGTSSDRKFPSSSQSFLPLAACWLILLVIITLRIYFTSITSENNTKLTLENQQLTVQMNNLTQASDVSENKITNLTAENKNLSKQNQELNTQNQELEADRKNLTEQVQTMEAKQVEFNVSRAQWSIDAYCPKKKNARTCKQCEKGWLLITSSCYAVNDHKPNKRRSWEGAREDCRGKGSDLVVVGDNPEKTSVNRMIWKTPGFWIGLKAENGKWKWVDGSVLADNSWITQEPQDGRCVILVKDKGWKSVSCDGKQQWICEKAALSV from the exons CAGCAGAAAGCACTGTGGACAAACTGGGAACCAGCTCAG ATCGCAAGTTTCCCTCCTCCTCTCAGTCTTTTCTGCCTCTAGCAGCATGTTGGCTGATTCTGCTGGTAATCATCACCCTTCGTATCTACT TTACATCAATAACTTCTGAAAACAACACCAAGTTAACTTTGGAAAACCAACAACTGACAGTCCAGATGAACAACCTGACACAAGCCTCTGATGTCTCAGAAAACAAGATCACGAACCTGACTGCAGAAAACAAGAACCTTTCCAAGcaaaaccaggagctgaacaCACAAAACCAGGAGCTGGAGGCTGACAGGAAAAACCTGACAGAACAAGTACAAACCATGGAGGCTAAGCAGGTTGAGTTCAACGTCAGTCGAGCTCAGTGGAGCATTGATGCctactgtccaaaaaaaaaaaacg CAAGAACATGTAAGCAATGTGAGAAAGGCTGGTTACTCATAACAAGCAGCTGCTATGCAGTAAATGACCATAAGCCTAATAAAAGGAGAAGCTGGGAAGGAGCTCGAGAAGACTGCAGAGGAAAGGGTTCAGATCTGGTTGTTGTGGGTGATAATCCTGAAAAG ACATCTGTTAACAGAATGATTTGGAAGACCCCTGGATTCTGGATCGGCCTGAAAGCAGAAAATGGGAAATGGAAGTGGGTCGATGGAAGTGTTTTGGCTGACAA CTCCTGGATAACACAAGAGCCCCAGGATGGTCGATGTGTAATACTTGTCAAAGACAAAGGATGGAAATCAGTGAGCTGTGATGGAAAGCAGCAATGGATCTGTGAGAAGGCAGCTTTATCTGTTTAA